The genomic interval ATTACCTAGTTCTAAATCCCAGGTCTACTACGTTCCATGTTCCTAATCTGGAAAAACTAGTTATTGCCATTGCTGTGCCTGAAACTTAATAATAGTTAACCATTTACCATACACTTGTTCTATGCCAGACCCTATGCAAAAACACAAGTATTTTCTTACTGAATCTCCACAATGGCATGTGACAGATTCCACTAGTCTCACCATTTTAAGGACAGGAAATTTGTACAatgacaactgaagtgacttcccCAAGGACACATAAttgacacacaaaaaaaattaaaaccaggtTGGTCTGATTGCCAAGCCCTGTGTTTAAAAAGGATTCCCTACTGACATGAagaactaactggaaaagaccctgatgctgggaaaaactgaaggcaaaaggagaaggggacgacagtaggagaaggggacaacagatggttggatggcattaccaactcaattaacgtgagtttgagtaggctctgggagttggtgatgaatagggaagactggcatgctgcagtccatggggtcccaaagagttggacacaactgagcgactgaactcaactgaattgACATAAACCAAACTGAGTGAAAAGAACAGGCATTCTTCAAAAGTGTTTTCTTTGCTCTACTAGCTTGACTCTTCCCTCACCAATTTCCTCTATTCTCCCAGCTACATCTGGTCCCTTGTGTGAAAAGCATGTGGCACCCAGTAGGCCTTCAAACTCTGGACTTAATTATCTTGCTCAGAACCAGCAAAAGATTTCAACTGCATGTTCCTGGAGGACAGCCAGTGACTCACTAGGGAGCCACCAGCGCTCAATCTAGGGTCTGGTATGTTACAAGGAGTCTGCCAAAACGGCTGGCTCCTAAATCTGACCTTCAGCTTTTACCTTTCACTTTCTAATTGCCTGATGGAGAGTTGCATAGGACTGCCCAGCGCACATTTCAAAATCAATTTGTCCAAAACTGTCCCAAACAGCTACTTACTTTCTAAGCTAGAGTGTTGAGAAACAGACAGGATCAAAGCATGGAAGGAGTGATCCAGGTATTACTCTTCTTTCCCATACCATTGTCTACATCTACTAAggcatttctcttccttcctacTGGACTGTAAACTCCAGGGAAGAGTCTGTATTTGTGGCTACTATAGTATCCAGCATCATTCTTCACATAAACAATGAAGATAATGAGCAACTGCTTATATCAGGCACTGTGTTAAGTACCTGATGTGTTTTCTCAGTGTATCTTAACTAGCATCACCAATCCAAACACCCAGGACTAAAAACCTGAAGTCATCCTCTATTCCCTCTCTTAAGCTACTAATCTGCCCAGGTTTGTCTAACTCTTAATTAAATGCTCTATTAATGCCCCATATATGAGTACAATAATCCATGTAGAATCCTTATGCACAGGTACTAATGTAAGGTAAGTGTTAACTATGTTAACTATGACTTTTATTATATACATCATCATCCCATTTCCTCTCTTCATACACAGGCAGCTAGTAAGAAGAATATTCCTACAAAGGCAAAAGGTACAAAAAATACCAACTTGGTTTATTGGATAAAAAGAGTGGTAAAATGGACATAAAACCAAAAGTCAGAACAAGACGTTTTCACATCCTCCCCCATCTCAAAACCGTACTTCCCATCATCTGGGCTAGGATGTTAAGGAGCCAGAGCCCCCTAAAATCCTTTACTCTTCACCTGCACTGGAAGCAAGGCCTATAGTAGGAGAATCCAGGAGAGGAGGAGGCCAAAGGCAACCTTACTCCTGTCTGCCCCTTCACTCCTGAAGTCTCTGGATTGGAAGGAAGTAGGGAAGGAATAAGCAAGCCAAAAGGGCTAGGACTGGCCTCTAGGGCCCAAGCCCAGGCTTTCCTAGAGATGGCTATCCTTGTCCCCATTCTATCCTTAATAGGTACCATTCTCAGGCCTTGATGGAGAGAAGAAAGGGGTTGGTTCAAGAACCAGATGTGGTCTCCAAACCCTCCCCCAGCACTGGTAAAAGCTCTGAAAGTAACCTGACCAGGGGTGGGAGAACCACACTTTTTCCCTCCCACCCAACCAAGAGGTAAAAAGGAATTCCTGGGGACATAACAAGCCCAGCTCCTCCTAAATCTCCACGTCGCTTTCCTTGTCATTGTCATGATCTCCATCATAGAATTCGTTGGGTGCCTCTGGCCTACAAagcaagggaagagagaaagagaggtcaGGCTCCCACTCTCCACAGTTCAGTCTTCTCCCATATAGGCACCCTGTCTGGAGCCACTTCTCAGGCCCCCACTGTCAGGGAACCACTCCTCTCCTTCTGTTGGTAGAGACTGATTgctattcattcatccactcaggtagtcaataaacatttactgacagactactctgtgccagacactgtcgTAAGCCTTAGCGAGACAGGAGAGAATAAACCAGATGACATTTCTGCCTATCTTCAAAAAACTTACCTAATAAATGAGACTGACAATAACtaacaaagtaaaaacaaaaatttcacatGGTGGAAAGCactatgaataaaatgaaataaaaggatgtGACTAAGAGTTACAGGAGAAAAAGGGTAAAATTTCAGACAGGATTATTACGAACAGCTGTTCTGACAAGGTAAGACCTGAAGACTAACAAGAAGCTGGACAGGCAAACATCTCAGGAAGACCACTTCAAGCTGTAAGAAAACCAAGTACAGAAGTTAGAAGGTTATGAGGAAGACAGGTGAGAAAAGTGAGAGAAGGAGGTCAAGACAGCTAGAGGAGAGAGAGTCATTAGAAATGAGACCAGGGACGAGGGTAAGGGCCAGCATGCAGGGCCTTTTAAAGTCATCATCAGAAATTTGGACTTTCTTCTAAGTGCAAGGGAAAGGAGCATTTCTAGCAGAGAAGTGACATATTATAAACCTGTATGTAGTGGGTGAAGGGATATGAAAGCAATACAAGACCCAATATGTACccaattctgatttctttttggaAAACTGTTCTCTGGGAGAACATGAATAACTAAGTTATCTTGCCCACAGCTGTTAActgagaaagaagggagaaagtcATCAAAGAGAAGTTGGGGAACAAAATCAGGAAaggctccctctgcctggagagCAAAGTCTCAGTTACCTCTAAGTGGACAAGGGTTAAAGgtgaggagacttgggtttgaatctcagcccTGGTATTTAACTAGCTGTGAGAACTTCGGAAagctacttaatctctctgaacctTAGATTCCTCTTCTGTTAATTTAAGAATCGCACCTCTCAGGGTTGTCGGATGGCAAGAGAATGATGACTTGATGGCACTGTATCATgtataatttaatataaatatcagATCCTATATAGCTGATATGCTACAAGCATCAAAGACAAGGAACTCAGTGGATAGTCCAACAGTAACAGGGCTTAGGACAGGAAGAGGCCAGAGGCTTCTGCTGGCTGTTGAGAACAGGCTGTATAATGTAGAGGCAAGGCCCAGATACCAACCTGGAatcacagatgaaaaaaataaacttttctaaaaggaagaaactgaaaaacagatttttaagatCAATTTCCAGAAGTCAAGCCTCAGAGACCTGGAGAAGCTGAGATTGAGATGATGGGTCAAAAAGGATCCCTGAGGCCAGATGTTTAGATACATCCTCAACCAAGGGAGGAAATGAAGGGGTACACATGGAGGAGAAGGGTTGGAGTGGTCCCAAGAGTCTAAGCTGTAAAACCCAGGTCCAGCGGAGAGATCTGGAAGTATGAACTCTTAAGACAGAGAGAAGATTCTGGAAAGGACTGAGAAGCCCATCAGACTCTGCAGCAGAGTCAGCTCAGACTTCTTAACAGTGCGTGGGAGCAGGACCAGGTGTCCTGCAAACATCCAGCTGTGGTTATCCCCAGTCACGTAAGGAAATCTGTTCTCTATTAAATGCATCTGTTTCTGCACTTCTGAGTTCTCTtgtctttttccttcatttttcagaAAAGCTTGTTTCAgcttttgtggtttttttaagTCTATTCTGGTTGCTTTTTCCCCTAATTTAGtgcatctgtaaatattttaatatgtatctcAGGAAggtaaagatatttaaaaagacacacatacacacaatacaaCTATCACACCTGAAAAAATTAACAGAGGAAAGAAATCCAAGGGCCTTACAAGAGCAGTATATGTGCAGTGACCTGTCCAGCTTGTAATCTGGAAAGAGTCAGTAAAATGCTGGCAAGAATATAAACTGTTATAGACTGTCTGGAAGGCAGTttggcaacaacaaaaaaaaaactttactgcACACAGCCTTTGACCTAGCAACAACAAgtccaggaatctaacccattCAAGCACTCAAAGACGTACATACACGGGGATTCGCTGCCACACTCTTTGTAAcagtgaaaaaaacaggaaataatgTAAATGCCTGTCCATGGCACTTGGTTAAATTATAGCTatgtccacacaatggaatattatacagctaATTAAATAACAAagcagatttatatatatatattggcacAGAAAAATacactagtaaaaaaaaaaacttggaaattGTAGAACATGTACAGAATGATccaacttttattaaaaaaaaaaaagactgcacaaCACTGAAAATGAGTGTATGTATGCCCTTGTGTTTATACATAAATGTTGAACAGTGCAGTTGTCATCTACAGAAACTGTAACATggacttagaactggacatggaacaacagactggttccaactcaggaaaggagtacgtcaaggctgtatattgtcaccctgcttatttaacttatgtgcagagtacatcgtgagaaacactgggctagatgaagcacaagctggaatcaagattgccgggagaaatatcaataacctcagatatgcaaataacaccaccctgatggcagaaagtgaagaactaaagagcctcttgatgaaagtgaaagaggagcatgaaaaagttggcttaaaactcaacatttagaaaactaagatcatggcatttggtcccatcacttcatggcaaatagatggggaaacagtggaaacagtggcagacttaattttcttgggctccaaaatcacttcagatggtgactgcagccatgaaattaaaagatgtttactccttggaagaaaagttatgaccaacctagacagcatattaaaaagcagagacattactttgccaacaaaggtctgtctagtcaaggctacggtttttccagtagtcatgtatggatgtgagagttggactataaagaaagctgagcacagaagaattgatggttttgaactgtggtgttggagaagactcttgagagtcccttggactgcaaggagatccaaccagtccatcctaaaggagatcagtcctgggtgttcattggaaggactgatgctgaagctgaaactccaatactttggccactgatgtgaagagctgactcattggaaaagaccctgatgctgggaaagattgagagcaggaggagaaggggatgacagaggatgagatggttggatggcatcaccgactcaatggacatgagtttgagtaaactccgggagttggtgatggacaggtaggcctggcgtgctgcagtccatggggtcgcaaagagtcggacatgactgagcgactgaactgaactgaaaagttttACAATAAATGTATGTCACTTACATCATTAAATCAGGGCAAAAAAAAAGCATGGGATGGCTGCATACTGAAGAAGGTAAACTGAGGACAATTAGACTAATGCTGTCTAACTTACTTTTCCCCTCTTACTTTTTCCCCCAAAGCTTGCTGGAATTCCCTCCTCTTATGTCCCTACTCCAGACCTGCTGTAGTTTTCCTCGGGACCCCTCTCCTCCGCATCAGCCTCATCAGTCCTGTCGTAGGTTAGGAGGTCTGCCGGCACATCGTGAATCTGGACGCTAGGTGCATGGTTCAGCATCTTCAGGTTTTCAAAGATTGTCTGGCGGATCTGGTCCAGATACTGGTTGGGGATGAGGAATAGACAATGAGCAGCTCCCAGTGACTCCCAGGATGTCAATGCCTGTAGTTGCCTTTTGTCCCTGCAGTCCTAGTTTCAGTCCTATTTTGCATCTTAGTTTGAATCCCCCAGCTGGTAACTGTCCGTCCTCCAAACCCTGACTGCCTGTGCTTTCACCGAGGCTGCCTACTAGCTGATAACAGAGATAGTGAGGGCTGAGATTCTCTTCCCTGGTTTCTCTGATTTCCCACATCCTGGACCTTTCCTTGGCTCCTCCACCCTTGTGCTCAGCTTCTCCAAGCTGCTGACCTGGCGTGAATTCTGATTCTCGATGCGGGTGCTGACATCTGGATGGAGCGTGAAGTCCGGGGCAAAGTACTCGAAGTATTCTTGGGGAAAAAGGAGGAGACATGATGGCTCAAATAGACACAGGCAGGTCCCAAGAGTTGCCTATCTCTTTCCTTTCCATCCAAAACACCTACATAACAGCTGCTCAACCTCTTCCCCGCTCTGGGCCCAGGGGTTTAGTCTGCAGAGCTCTGAGAAAGTCAAACTTCCCACCCGCTTTCAAACCAGGCCATTCTATGGTCTTGTGAGAATGGCCTTCTTGCTGTGGGGGCATCATGGGGTGGTCCTTACCACTATAGGGAAGCTCTTCACTAATGGCCTCTTCTACCAGCAGCGATGTCTCATATGTCCTGAAACAAACCAGGAGGGCAGGCTGAGCGAGTGGGCTGAAAGGTCCACTGGCCATTTCTCAGGGAGCCCCTAGCTCACACTGTACAAGGGAGAGGAGAAAACATGGGGCATGCTCACCAGCAGCGGGCAACATTCCGGACAGTGTAGCCACCACCACCTAGCACCAGCAGAGGGATATTGAAGCTCTTGACATATTCAACGCATTCCCTGTTAAAAGAAACCAGAGGAATGGGTGGAAGAAGTTTTCAAAAGCCAGAGAACACACTTCTAGCGACTAACTGGAAAGGGGCACAAGGAAACTaggaatgttctgtatcttgatcttGGTAGTGAAAATCACTGAGCTATATCCCTGAGATATGCACATTTTATTGTCTGCACGTTGTGTCTCAGTGAAATTTAAAACAGACTGCACTCTCACCTCTGTCCTGCTCAGCACCCACCCTGGCACCCCACCTGTTAATCAACTAGTCTCACCAATGTAGCAGCAAGTGCTGTCAGTTTAGCCACCAAAATATAACTCATATCACCTACCTCTCTCCCCCGCCACCTCCTCCAACTTAGCCCCCTGTCTAAGACAACACCAAGAGCTCCCTAACTGGTCTTCCCACTTCCACTCCTGTGTGCCCAGTCCCACCCCAAACCTTTCTCCATTCAGCACTCAGAGCAGCGGCTTTTTTTTTTCGGCCGTgcctcaaggcatgtgagatcttacttccccaaccagggatcaagcccatgcctcctgcagtggaagtgcagagtcctaaccactgaactgccagggaagtcttgagCAGTCACTTTAAAACGAAAGCTGGATCATGTCACTTCTCTGCTTAAAACCTGTCAACAGTTTCCCAACACATTTGAAATATAATCCAGACTCCTTAGCAAGGTCTAAAGGCTCTGCACGACCCCAACGCTGCCGACTTCTCAGACGTCACCTCAAACCACCTCCAGCCTGCTCTCTGTGTTCCACCTGACTGGTTTTACTTCATCTCCTCCATGACACCCTCTGCCCTGTCTCGGCGTGTCTGCACGCGCTTTTCTCACTGCTTGGGATggacctctctctcttcctcttatgGCTCACTCCTTTTAGGCTCCAGGTCTCAGCtcagaattttggaaaactgCTTCCAAATCACAGTATCTAAAGTAGTTTCTCCACTGTTATCCCATATCTTAACTTTCTATCTTTTTCTTCTATAGAATTTATAACAATCTACCTATCTTGTTTGCTCACTTATAGTTTTGCCTGTTTCCTAGGCTGAACTGTAAACTCCATAGGAGTTCCCTGACTGCCTCCCCATCTCCTAGTATGATGCCTGGAACACAAAGGGTGCTTAATAAAAACCTAATGTGAATGTTGCCAACTGGGGAACCCTGCTCAAGATGACACTTCTGGTTCAAAGTACAACATGTAGctattttggagtcccaaaaggAGGTGAGGCCTGTTTCCCAGCTACCCCCGTTCCATGTATTGAGGCCCAAGGCCACTTGAAAACCTGGGGGAGTGGAAGGAGAGCAGTTCTCACCCGTGTCCTCTAATGCTGAGGTTGAAGCAGCCCAATCGATCACAGCCCAGAGAGTCAGCTCCACACTGCAAAAATCAAAACCCCAGGTGGCTGCAGTGAGAGAACTACTCAGAATGTCACCAAAGTCCTTcacttcccttcccccaccagcCTAGGGATTCTCCTCTTTCCTGCTCTCTTCCCTCAAGCCTGAGGGCCTGAGGAGGCACTGACCGTATTACCTGGAGCACAATGCACGTGGGTTGGTAGAAGTCCACCACCTGGTTGATAACTGGCTGGAAAAGGTGCTTGTAACCTGGGAGAGGGCCAAAGATGGGCACCTGGCACCCCAAGGGGATGGGGAGACagggaacaaaaggaaaaagggggTTCAGAGAGCGTGTAGCCCAGGAAAGGGGCAACCCAAAGGGACAACCATTGGTTCCGAActtctgggtggggaagttcaTGAGACTTCTGGAGGGACCGATGGAAGCTAATGACCTTTTTCCCAGaaaaatgcacatacacacaatatgTTGCATACAATTTCCGGGGAGTTCATGGTCCCTCTGAAGGCCATTCATCCTGAAGGACACCTGGCCCAACAGTAGATAATACCAGGCAGAAGAGGTTAACtcaaggagggagacagagaaggagtcTAGTGAGCAAGGAGAAGACTTTAGTACGTACTCTGGTCATCAATGCCATCCCGCAGGGGTACATTGAGGCAGTAGTAGCGGCCACTCTCTGCTCCAACTTCATACATGTCACCTGTGGGGAAGAGGTGGGTGGGGGTGCCGGCTGCTTCAACCCCACCATGTACTCTGAGGGCCTCTCACTCCATCTTTGTACGTCTGCCACACACTCCCTCAAACCACTAAGTCTCTTGCAGCTTGCATTCAATCAACAGATACTCTTGGAGGGCCTACTATGAGCCAAGCTGTGAACTAGGTATCGGGATACAACAGGAAAAAGAACTAACGAAATAAATGAAATCCCACCAAGCTCATATTCTTGGGAGACAGGCATGATTAGGTGGGagacagtaaacaaaacaaaaccccacaatAAATTCAAACAGCAATCAgtgcttgaaaagaaaaaagcagagtgATGTGACAGAGTAACAGGGTGATCAGGAAAGGTTTCTCCAAGGAGGGACCACCTGAACTGAGACCTGAGCCTGCGAAGGAGGCAGTCATGGTAAGAGCTGAGGAGTGTGAAGGGGACAGGCATTCCTATTCCCATACCTGTGCCAGGGAAGAAGTAGTTTCCATACTTGTGGAAAGATACTGTCATGACTCGGTCAGTGAGGTAGAAGGCTTCCTGAACCCCATCGCCATGGTGGATGTCAATATCAATGTAGAGCACCCGAGGGTGGTACCTAGGGTGAGGGCAAAGCCAGCGTCTGAGGCAGAGGTGAAACCCAGGAGGAAaagcccccatcccactcctcccaAACACAAGGCCAGAAATTATGAAGATTCTACTTTGGCCCAAGTCACCTGAAACCTAATACCACCAGTTCCCTAAGGGCAACCCTGGGGCTCCAGCCTGGAGGCAGGGACAGGAGAGGGATGTGCAGAGAAGGCTGAAATGTGAGCAGGCAGCGGGGAATCTGCAGCAGAGCACAGGAAGAGGCAGCCTGAGAAAAGCATCAAGAACTCAGGAGAAGCTAGGGTGGGGCTGGaggtcagggtcagggccagggcagTCTCAGACCTCAGCCAAGAGCCTCGTAAGTGGCCCCATCTCCTCCCGGGCTACTTACTTGAGCAGCTCCAGGATGCCAATCACAATGTCATTGACATAGCAGAAACCAGAAGCCTATGGTAAGATAGTATAGTGCTATTACAAAGAAGAACAATTCCTCCACCCAGCTGCCCCCCGACTGCCATCCTGACCTCCTACCCTAGCGGAGCTGTTGTCTCCCCCATTACCTCCTCACTCACCTCAAACTTCTTGGCGTGGTGCAGACCACCAGCCCAATTAATGGCAATATCACAGATCTGAAAGACAAATGCCCAACTCATAATCCTTCTCCTGCCCACCCTCAAAGCTGGGAGCTCAGGATCACAGTTAAGGCCTTGGATTCAGGGACCCACAGGAAGGGGGAAACAGGACTCAGGGTATAGTTACCTTGTTGTTCAGCTGGGTTGCTCCTTGCAGAGATGCACCTGTGTAACGGGAGCAGAACTCAAACAGCCCGGGAAACACGGGGCTGCAGGAAGAAGAGCAAGTCAGAGCCCTTTTTCCTCTGTCCACTTCCTTCCTTCACCCTTCTCCCCAGCCCAAAGCCCTATAGTCTCCTTTCTTCAATAACCCCTTCTGCCCCTCCTACATACCCAAGTTATCTgcaaatttattcaacaaatattttggaCCAAGCCATATACTGAGACTTGTTCGAGGCACTGGATGGGAAGTAGAGAAGCACAGTGATTGTAGTGCTAGTTGCACAAAGAGCAATCACAGGGCCCCAGGCTGTGGGTGAGGGTGGACTTTACATTCCCAGACCTATAAAGTAAACTCAAAACTAGTAGGAGCAATAACACAAAAAACAAGAAAGCTCCCAAGACAGCACGTGCCAGAACAACCCAATGAGCAGGGTAGTGTGTGCGGGACAGACCTCTGGGGCTGGTGTGGTCAAGAAAGCCTTCATGACATGAAGCTTTGTGGTGGCTTGAAGGCTGTGAAGGCCCTGGAGGCTGAATGGGGAACAAAAGGTATTCTGAGAAGACACCCTGTGCAGCAGAGGTGTGGGGATAAGGTTGGCAAGGTGCTCATTGCCGGCCTAAGGAGTCGGCCTCAATCCTCCAGCCCAGTCTGCTTCTATTGGTAGGCTCTTTCGGGGAAACCGATTGGTGTAGTGTTTAAAAACCTAGCCTCTGGACCTGAATCCTGCCATTGCCACTGTCCAGGCTAAGTTATCAAAATCTCCTCAAATTTCAATGTATGTACTTAATGCTTACCATCATGAAAAGGACTACTACATCTCAGGGTTGGTGTAAGAATTAAGTGGATACACCAGTAATCCTCAGCACAGCAGAGTAAATTACTCAA from Dama dama isolate Ldn47 chromosome 9, ASM3311817v1, whole genome shotgun sequence carries:
- the HDAC3 gene encoding histone deacetylase 3, whose protein sequence is MAKTVAYFYDPDVGNFHYGAGHPMKPHRLALTHSLVLHYGLYKKMIVFKPYQASQHDMCRFHSEDYIDFLQRVSPTNMQGFTKSLNAFNVGDDCPVFPGLFEFCSRYTGASLQGATQLNNKICDIAINWAGGLHHAKKFEASGFCYVNDIVIGILELLKYHPRVLYIDIDIHHGDGVQEAFYLTDRVMTVSFHKYGNYFFPGTGDMYEVGAESGRYYCLNVPLRDGIDDQSYKHLFQPVINQVVDFYQPTCIVLQCGADSLGCDRLGCFNLSIRGHGECVEYVKSFNIPLLVLGGGGYTVRNVARCWTYETSLLVEEAISEELPYSEYFEYFAPDFTLHPDVSTRIENQNSRQYLDQIRQTIFENLKMLNHAPSVQIHDVPADLLTYDRTDEADAEERGPEENYSRPEAPNEFYDGDHDNDKESDVEI